The Neisseria yangbaofengii genome contains a region encoding:
- a CDS encoding membrane lipoprotein lipid attachment site-containing protein: MKKILSAALAITALSACSVGTPGMSVGLGVGTRLGSHVGLGTSLNIPVRLDQTKIGAGTNQSKNGGVNIVDEQIVTYFDAHGNASNHAVKGGFYRQLLSKRNNEYVVQDFYSDNSIKRTDPYTINRSQLLQFRATPANGSLTTYAYNGNIMQQQVFQNGKLISAKY; the protein is encoded by the coding sequence ATGAAAAAGATTTTGTCAGCCGCACTTGCCATCACCGCTTTAAGCGCCTGCTCAGTAGGTACGCCCGGCATGTCCGTCGGCTTGGGCGTAGGTACTCGGTTGGGCAGCCATGTCGGCTTGGGCACTTCTTTAAATATTCCTGTGCGCTTGGATCAAACCAAAATCGGGGCCGGCACCAACCAAAGTAAAAACGGCGGTGTCAATATTGTTGACGAGCAAATCGTCACTTATTTTGACGCACACGGTAATGCTTCCAATCATGCAGTAAAAGGCGGCTTTTACCGCCAATTATTAAGCAAACGCAATAACGAATATGTGGTGCAGGATTTTTACAGTGACAACAGTATCAAGCGTACCGATCCTTACACCATCAACCGCAGCCAATTGTTGCAATTTCGCGCGACACCGGCCAATGGTTCGTTAACGACTTATGCTTATAACGGCAATATTATGCAGCAGCAAGTTTTCCAAAACGGTAAATTGATCAGTGCGAAATACTGA